The Christiangramia flava JLT2011 region AATCTACACTCACAACAGCATCGCCGAGTTGAGCAAAATTCATGAAGCTGCGCATCCCAGGAACAATAAGAACTAACAAACCTAATGTTTAATTTAATTCTACTGGACATGAAAGTGAACGTGCAATCTGTAAATTTCAATGCTGACCAAAAACTGATTGACTTTACACAAAAGAAACTCGATAAACTGGAGCATTTCTACGACAAGGTTATTTTTGCTGATGTTTATCTCAAAGTTCAAAATACCAGTGCCAAAGAGAACAAGATTACTGAAATCCTACTGAGCATTCCTGGCGGGGATCTGATGGTAAAGAAAACCTGTAAAAAGTTTGAAGAGTGCGTGGATGAGTGTGTTAACTCCCTGCAGCGACAGCTCATCAAACGAAAGGAAAAATTGAGTACGCATGCCTGATAAATTTTTTAAGAATTATTTTTCGATAAAGAAATAATTTATATACATTTGCAGTCCGTTAGAAATAGCGGACTTTTTTATGCTGAAAAAGTAGCGTAAAAAGCCGATGTAGCTCAGCTGGCTAGAGCAGCTGATTTGTAATCAGCAGGTCGTGGGTTCGAGTCCCTCCATCGGCTCTTGAAATACTGAAAATAGAGGTTTTGAAGATTTTTTTAGAGGTAAAGCTCTGAACTTTAAAAGTTTAAAAATTAAGTTAAATAAATCTCTAAAAATGCTTTGGATGCTACTTGGAAAT contains the following coding sequences:
- the hpf gene encoding ribosome hibernation-promoting factor, HPF/YfiA family; translated protein: MKVNVQSVNFNADQKLIDFTQKKLDKLEHFYDKVIFADVYLKVQNTSAKENKITEILLSIPGGDLMVKKTCKKFEECVDECVNSLQRQLIKRKEKLSTHA